In Clostridium sp. SY8519, one genomic interval encodes:
- a CDS encoding zinc metallopeptidase encodes MMYGYGMAGFFWDPTYLLIIIGAVICMIASARVRTTYSKYAQFRSNSGMTGAEAAERILQSQGIYDVAVQHVSGDLTDHYDPRNRTLSLSDATYGSTSVAAVGVAAHECGHAVQHARNYVPLRIRGAMVPVVNFGATLSWPLIIIGILMSRNLVGHYIINLGIILFSLVVLFQLVTLPVEFNASRRAVRILEEQQILDSEELVYTRRVLKAAAMTYVASAAAAILQLLRILLIAGNRDD; translated from the coding sequence ATTATGTATGGATATGGAATGGCAGGATTCTTCTGGGATCCGACTTATCTGCTGATTATTATCGGAGCAGTGATCTGCATGATCGCCTCGGCGCGGGTGCGGACGACTTACAGCAAATACGCACAGTTTCGCAGCAATTCCGGCATGACCGGTGCAGAGGCGGCAGAGCGGATTCTGCAGTCACAGGGGATCTATGATGTGGCGGTGCAGCATGTCAGCGGCGATCTGACCGACCATTACGATCCCAGGAACCGGACACTATCCCTTTCGGATGCCACCTACGGCTCCACTTCGGTAGCTGCGGTGGGTGTGGCGGCACATGAATGCGGTCACGCGGTGCAGCATGCCAGAAATTATGTCCCCCTGCGTATCCGGGGCGCAATGGTGCCGGTGGTAAACTTCGGCGCCACCCTGTCCTGGCCTCTGATTATCATCGGGATACTGATGAGCCGCAACCTGGTGGGACATTATATCATCAATCTGGGAATCATTCTTTTTTCCCTGGTGGTTTTGTTTCAGCTGGTGACGCTGCCGGTGGAATTCAACGCCTCCCGCAGGGCCGTCAGAATCCTTGAAGAACAGCAGATCCTTGATTCGGAGGAACTTGTATACACCAGACGGGTGCTGAAGGCAGCGGCCATGACGTATGTGGCCAGCGCAGCGGCCGCAATCCTGCAGCTTCTGCGGATCCTGCTGATTGCCGGCAACCGGGATGACTAA
- the fmt gene encoding methionyl-tRNA formyltransferase translates to MNVIFMGTPDFAVPCLEYLIAEGHQITLAVTQPDKPKGRGRHMQYPPVKKAALVHGIPVFQPKRIRDPESIASLKQYPADVIVVVAFGQILPEEVLQYPKYGCVNVHGSLLPKYRGAAPIQWAVINGDPVSGVTTMQMDVGLDTGDILLKQEVPLAPDETGGSLFDKLSQTGARLCAETLTALAAGTVTPVPQDESLATHTSLIRKSDGAIDFSAPARSVECLIRGMNPWPSAYTRCHGKTLKIWKAAVVSGEPEKEVPPGTVTEVRKNSFLVSTGQDRLEVLEVQLEGKKRMDAGAFLRGNHLAVGDILGQ, encoded by the coding sequence ATGAATGTGATTTTTATGGGGACACCGGATTTTGCCGTGCCCTGCCTGGAATATCTGATTGCGGAAGGCCATCAGATCACCCTGGCAGTGACACAGCCGGACAAACCAAAGGGCAGAGGACGGCATATGCAGTATCCTCCGGTAAAAAAAGCGGCGTTGGTCCATGGGATTCCGGTTTTTCAGCCGAAACGGATCCGCGATCCGGAGAGTATTGCTTCGCTGAAACAATATCCCGCAGACGTGATCGTGGTAGTGGCCTTCGGGCAGATCCTTCCGGAAGAGGTGCTGCAGTACCCGAAATACGGCTGTGTGAATGTACACGGTTCGCTGCTGCCGAAATACCGGGGAGCAGCACCGATTCAGTGGGCAGTGATTAACGGCGATCCGGTTTCCGGCGTCACCACCATGCAGATGGATGTGGGCCTGGATACCGGCGATATCCTGCTGAAACAGGAGGTGCCTCTGGCACCGGATGAGACCGGAGGCAGTTTATTTGACAAACTGAGCCAGACAGGGGCACGGCTTTGCGCGGAGACGCTGACTGCGCTCGCGGCGGGCACCGTGACACCGGTTCCGCAGGACGAATCCCTGGCTACGCACACTTCTTTGATTCGAAAGAGTGACGGAGCCATCGATTTTTCCGCGCCGGCCCGTTCGGTGGAATGCCTGATCCGCGGGATGAATCCCTGGCCCAGCGCCTACACCAGATGTCACGGCAAGACACTGAAAATCTGGAAAGCAGCAGTTGTTTCCGGAGAACCTGAAAAAGAGGTGCCGCCGGGAACGGTTACGGAAGTGAGGAAAAACAGCTTCCTGGTCAGCACCGGGCAGGATCGGCTGGAAGTACTGGAAGTACAGCTGGAAGGAAAAAAACGTATGGATGCCGGCGCGTTCCTTCGCGGCAATCATCTTGCCGTCGGAGATATTCTGGGACAGTAG
- the def gene encoding peptide deformylase, whose protein sequence is MALRTIRLMGDEVLTKKCREVKELTPRLKELIQDMLDTMYEANGVGLAAPQVGVLRRIVVIDVGEGPIVMVNPEILETSGEQTGEEGCLSLPGKAGQVTRPNYVKARAFDENMESYEIEGEGLLARAILHETDHLDGHMYVEKVEGEIHDVVYEEAPGEDEEES, encoded by the coding sequence ATGGCATTAAGAACAATCCGGCTGATGGGAGATGAAGTCCTGACAAAGAAGTGCAGAGAGGTCAAGGAACTGACCCCCCGTCTGAAAGAACTGATCCAGGATATGCTGGATACGATGTATGAGGCCAATGGTGTGGGGCTTGCGGCGCCGCAGGTAGGGGTCCTCAGACGAATCGTTGTCATTGATGTGGGAGAAGGCCCGATTGTTATGGTAAATCCAGAGATCCTGGAGACTTCCGGAGAGCAGACCGGCGAGGAGGGGTGTCTGAGCCTTCCCGGCAAAGCGGGACAGGTGACACGGCCCAATTATGTAAAAGCCCGCGCCTTTGATGAAAATATGGAATCCTATGAAATCGAGGGAGAAGGTCTCCTGGCCCGGGCAATTCTGCATGAAACCGACCATCTGGACGGACACATGTACGTAGAAAAAGTCGAAGGCGAGATTCATGATGTAGTCTATGAAGAAGCGCCGGGGGAAGATGAGGAAGAGTCCTGA